Proteins encoded within one genomic window of Saccharopolyspora pogona:
- a CDS encoding nuclear transport factor 2 family protein → MNTDLLDRYIATWNERDADKRRAMVDELWANEGTYTDPLADVQGREAVDATIAAVQAQFPDFVFRPGEVFDAHHDIARFTWELGPAGGEAVVVGFDVAVLDENARIRAIHGFLDKVPAM, encoded by the coding sequence ATGAACACCGACCTCCTCGACCGCTACATCGCCACCTGGAACGAGCGGGACGCCGACAAGCGCCGCGCGATGGTCGACGAGCTCTGGGCGAACGAGGGCACCTACACCGACCCGCTCGCCGACGTCCAGGGCCGGGAGGCCGTCGACGCCACGATCGCGGCCGTCCAGGCCCAGTTCCCGGACTTCGTCTTCCGTCCGGGCGAGGTCTTCGACGCCCACCACGACATCGCCCGCTTCACCTGGGAACTCGGCCCGGCGGGAGGCGAAGCGGTGGTGGTCGGCTTCGACGTGGCGGTCCTCGACGAAAACGCCCGGATCAGGGCAATCCACGGTTTCCTCGACAAGGTCCCGGCAATGTGA
- a CDS encoding helix-turn-helix domain-containing protein: MTTVKQRQVGVLLREWRERRRLSQLQLSVDADISTRHLSFVETGRSKPTKEMILRLSEHLDVPLRERNSLLLAGGYAPAYPASGLDAPELSAVRAALRQVLAGHEPYPALVVDRAWQLVESNASIQPFLEGIAPDLLAPPVNVLRMSLHPDGMAPKILNLGEWRAHVLGRLRRQAATTADPALADLLAELRAYPCDQPEPEVELPGASDVVVPLRFRHGDRELSFFSMTAVFGTPLDVTVAELAIESFFPADQTTVDFLRTRTPFSGEPSTGSADLSTGDFNFNGNSTSSFH, from the coding sequence GTGACAACGGTGAAACAGCGCCAGGTGGGTGTGCTGCTCCGGGAATGGCGGGAGCGGCGCAGGTTGAGCCAGCTGCAGCTCTCGGTGGACGCCGACATCTCGACGCGGCACCTCAGCTTCGTGGAGACCGGCCGGTCGAAGCCGACCAAGGAGATGATCCTGCGGCTCAGCGAACACCTGGACGTTCCGCTGCGGGAGCGCAACAGCCTCCTGCTCGCCGGCGGGTACGCGCCCGCCTACCCGGCGAGCGGCCTCGACGCTCCGGAGCTGTCGGCGGTGCGGGCCGCGCTGCGCCAGGTGCTGGCTGGGCACGAGCCCTACCCGGCGCTGGTCGTCGACCGGGCGTGGCAGCTGGTCGAGAGCAACGCCAGCATCCAGCCGTTCCTCGAAGGCATCGCGCCGGATCTCCTCGCGCCGCCGGTGAACGTGCTCCGGATGAGCCTGCACCCCGACGGCATGGCGCCGAAGATCCTGAACCTCGGCGAGTGGCGCGCCCACGTCCTCGGCCGGCTGCGCCGCCAGGCCGCGACCACCGCGGACCCGGCGCTCGCGGACCTGCTCGCCGAACTCCGCGCCTACCCGTGCGACCAACCGGAGCCGGAGGTGGAGCTACCGGGGGCGAGCGATGTCGTGGTGCCGCTGCGCTTCCGCCACGGCGACCGGGAACTGTCGTTCTTCAGCATGACGGCGGTCTTCGGCACCCCGCTGGATGTCACGGTCGCGGAACTGGCCATCGAATCCTTCTTCCCCGCAGACCAGACCACAGTGGACTTCCTCCGCACCCGCACACCGTTTTCGGGCGAACCATCCACAGGTTCCGCTGATTTGTCCACAGGGGACTTCAATTTCAATGGAAATTCGACATCCAGTTTCCATTGA
- the pstB gene encoding phosphate ABC transporter ATP-binding protein PstB, with protein sequence MAKRLDIKDLNLFYGKFHAVQDVTLQVPARSVTAFIGPSGCGKSTVLRSLNRMHEVIPGSRVEGKVLLDGEDIYAGDVDPVQVRKTIGMVFQRANPFPTMSIRDNVVAGLKLAGEKNKKKLDDIAERALRGANLWDEVKDRLGKPGGGLSGGQQQRLCIARAIAVRPDVLLMDEPCSALDPISTLAIEDLISQLKQDYTIVIVTHNMQQAARVSDQTAFFNLRAVGEPGQLVEIDETGKIFSNPTQKATEDYISGRFG encoded by the coding sequence ATGGCCAAGCGTCTCGACATCAAGGACCTGAACCTGTTCTACGGCAAGTTCCACGCCGTGCAGGACGTGACCCTGCAGGTCCCAGCCCGAAGCGTCACCGCGTTCATCGGCCCGTCCGGTTGCGGTAAGTCGACAGTGTTGCGCTCGCTGAACCGCATGCACGAGGTCATCCCGGGCTCGCGGGTCGAGGGCAAGGTGCTGCTCGACGGCGAGGACATCTACGCCGGCGACGTGGACCCGGTGCAGGTCCGCAAGACCATCGGCATGGTCTTCCAGCGGGCCAACCCGTTCCCGACGATGTCCATCCGGGACAACGTGGTGGCCGGGCTGAAGCTGGCGGGCGAGAAGAACAAGAAGAAGCTCGACGACATCGCCGAGCGGGCGCTGCGCGGCGCGAACCTGTGGGACGAGGTCAAGGACCGGCTCGGCAAGCCTGGCGGCGGCCTCTCCGGTGGTCAGCAGCAGCGCCTGTGCATCGCGCGGGCGATCGCGGTGCGCCCGGACGTGCTGCTGATGGACGAGCCTTGCTCGGCGCTGGACCCGATCTCGACGCTGGCGATCGAGGACCTGATCTCGCAGCTGAAGCAGGACTACACGATCGTCATCGTCACCCACAACATGCAGCAGGCGGCGCGGGTGAGCGACCAGACGGCGTTCTTCAACCTGCGCGCGGTCGGCGAGCCCGGCCAGCTGGTGGAGATCGACGAGACGGGCAAGATCTTCTCCAACCCGACCCAGAAGGCGACGGAGGACTACATCTCCGGCCGCTTCGGCTGA
- a CDS encoding transposase family protein — protein sequence MVTYSAKLDVPRELVLFLSKLLAGERRRKGTRKGRRALTTFWQAVLVLRWFRDRTDTTKLARDHGVARATGYRYVDEGIEALAAQAPDLHDALQRAKDNGDAYLILDGKNFSSDRLGEKTTSTKGTEIDLWYSGKTREQAGNIQALTDPDGFPLWVSDVEPGSVHDITAAENHVLGALYWAYSQLDLPTLADGGYQGAGAGVLTPIKHPKTSKGRPLDVDNQTYNKLLRGLRALGERGFALLTGRWRALRHFTTSPRKIGPIVKAALVLTQFEHGRLA from the coding sequence GTGGTCACGTATTCTGCCAAACTCGATGTTCCCCGTGAACTGGTGCTCTTCCTCAGCAAGCTGCTGGCCGGTGAACGCCGCCGGAAAGGGACCCGCAAGGGGCGCCGGGCGTTGACCACGTTCTGGCAGGCTGTGCTGGTCCTGCGGTGGTTCCGCGACCGCACCGACACCACCAAACTGGCCCGCGATCACGGTGTCGCCCGCGCGACCGGCTACCGGTATGTCGACGAGGGCATCGAGGCGCTGGCCGCGCAGGCCCCGGATCTGCACGACGCCCTGCAACGGGCCAAAGACAACGGCGACGCCTATCTGATCCTGGACGGCAAAAACTTCTCCTCCGACCGTCTCGGCGAAAAGACCACCAGCACCAAAGGCACCGAGATCGACCTGTGGTACTCCGGGAAAACCCGCGAACAAGCCGGCAACATCCAAGCACTGACGGACCCGGACGGGTTCCCGCTGTGGGTCTCCGACGTCGAGCCCGGGTCCGTCCACGACATCACCGCCGCTGAAAACCACGTCCTCGGCGCCCTGTACTGGGCTTACTCCCAGCTCGACCTGCCCACCCTGGCCGACGGCGGCTACCAGGGTGCCGGAGCCGGGGTCCTCACCCCGATCAAACACCCCAAAACCAGCAAAGGCCGCCCACTCGACGTCGACAACCAGACCTACAACAAACTGCTGCGCGGCCTGCGCGCCCTCGGCGAACGTGGATTTGCCCTGCTCACCGGCCGTTGGCGCGCCCTACGACACTTCACCACCAGCCCCCGCAAAATCGGCCCCATCGTCAAAGCCGCACTCGTACTCACCCAATTCGAACACGGCCGACTCGCATAA